A region from the Kribbella shirazensis genome encodes:
- a CDS encoding NUDIX hydrolase yields the protein MRDLSSELMTGRMAETALEYARGTRTPVTPRPASTVILLRDTSGHPEVYLLRRQRTMAFAAGMTVFPGGRVDPADSAIADAWSGPPPEDFADRLGCSAELAAAYVAAAVRETFEESGVLLAGSSTETVVGDTTGAGWEADRVALEAGELRFADFLHRRKLLLRADLLGAWAHWITPEFEPKRYDTAFFVAALPAGQLTRDVTSESDQVTWIRPADAVAAVDAGEMLMLPPTYVCCRELSQYGDVAAILAAAGEREIRAIMPTVRVDGDQAYLETT from the coding sequence ATGCGTGATCTGAGCTCGGAGCTGATGACCGGCCGGATGGCCGAGACCGCCCTGGAGTACGCCCGCGGCACCCGCACCCCGGTCACACCCCGCCCCGCCTCGACGGTGATCCTGCTCCGCGACACCTCCGGCCACCCGGAGGTGTACCTGCTGCGGCGGCAGCGGACCATGGCGTTCGCTGCTGGGATGACCGTCTTTCCGGGTGGGCGGGTCGACCCGGCGGATTCGGCGATCGCGGACGCCTGGTCGGGGCCGCCGCCGGAGGACTTCGCGGACCGGCTCGGCTGCTCCGCGGAGCTCGCGGCCGCGTACGTCGCCGCCGCGGTGCGCGAGACCTTCGAGGAGTCCGGCGTACTGCTGGCCGGCTCTTCCACCGAGACCGTCGTCGGAGACACCACCGGCGCCGGCTGGGAGGCCGACCGGGTCGCGCTGGAAGCCGGTGAGCTGCGCTTCGCCGACTTCCTGCACCGCCGCAAGCTGCTGCTCCGGGCGGACCTGTTGGGAGCCTGGGCGCACTGGATCACCCCGGAGTTCGAGCCGAAGCGCTACGACACCGCGTTCTTCGTCGCCGCTCTCCCGGCGGGGCAGCTCACCCGGGACGTGACGAGCGAGTCCGACCAGGTCACCTGGATCCGCCCGGCGGATGCGGTCGCGGCGGTCGACGCGGGCGAGATGCTGATGCTGCCCCCGACGTACGTGTGCTGTCGCGAGCTGTCGCAGTACGGCGACGTGGCGGCGATCCTGGCCGCGGCCGGCGAACGCGAGATCCGGGCGATCATGCCCACCGTGCGCGTCGACGGCGACCAGGCCTATCTGGAGACCACATGA
- the nth gene encoding endonuclease III: MPSPRVAEPLPVVPLKLPRKAPVYVEETQTQLVRRARKMHKVLTETYPDAHCELDFTTPLELLVATILSAQTTDVTVNKVTPTLFAKYPTAQAYAEADRDEMEAILKPTGFFRAKTNSVIKLGQALVDEYDGVVPGKLEELVKLPGTGRKTANVVLGNAFGVPGITVDTHFGRLVRRFGWTAEEDPVKVEHIIGALFPKKDWTMLSHRLIFHGRRRCHAKKPACGACPIAQWCPSYGAGPTDPEAAAKLVKAPA, from the coding sequence ATGCCATCCCCGCGTGTCGCGGAACCCCTTCCGGTGGTCCCGCTGAAGCTCCCCCGCAAGGCGCCGGTGTACGTCGAAGAGACCCAGACCCAGCTGGTCCGGCGGGCCCGGAAGATGCACAAGGTGCTGACCGAGACCTACCCCGACGCGCACTGCGAGCTGGACTTCACCACCCCGCTCGAGTTGCTGGTGGCCACGATCCTCTCGGCCCAGACCACCGACGTGACGGTGAACAAGGTGACCCCGACCCTGTTCGCGAAGTACCCGACCGCCCAGGCGTACGCCGAGGCCGACCGGGACGAGATGGAGGCGATCCTGAAGCCGACCGGCTTCTTCCGTGCCAAGACGAACAGCGTGATCAAGCTCGGCCAGGCCCTCGTCGACGAGTACGACGGCGTCGTGCCGGGCAAGCTCGAGGAGCTGGTCAAACTCCCGGGCACCGGCCGGAAGACCGCGAACGTCGTCCTCGGCAACGCGTTCGGCGTCCCCGGGATCACCGTCGACACGCACTTCGGCCGCCTGGTCCGCCGGTTCGGCTGGACCGCCGAGGAGGACCCGGTCAAGGTCGAGCACATCATCGGCGCCCTGTTCCCGAAGAAGGACTGGACGATGCTGTCGCACCGGCTGATCTTCCACGGCCGCCGCCGCTGTCACGCGAAGAAACCCGCCTGCGGCGCCTGCCCAATCGCCCAATGGTGCCCGTCGTACGGCGCCGGCCCGACCGACCCCGAGGCCGCGGCGAAGCTGGTGAAGGCCCCGGCGTGA
- a CDS encoding MarP family serine protease, whose translation MSKLDWALLIVTALVAISGYIEGFVLGACATIGLLGGAALGVWGVPKVLDNFSPSVSVSFAALVLVVLLASIGRTLGALIGSRVRDRLSWKPIRFLDALGGAALAAASVLIVAWVLGVAVSGARIPSVTSAVRGSEVLAKTDEVLPNSADRALQSFNDVVNTDLFPRFLDPFVPERIRETQPPDGAISRQQPVRDAYSRIAKVTGVASCSRGLEGSGFVYAPKRVMTNAHVVAGVSSPQVEVNGKKYDAKVVVFDPETDIAVLYVKDLSETVKPLVFDFTGKADAPAVVLGYPENGPFDSEPARIRSEERLRGPDIYGDKTVTREAFSIWASVRPGNSGGPLLSSKGTVYGVVFAASVEDNRTGYVLTAEQVAADARAGTTATQEVSTQSCT comes from the coding sequence GTGAGCAAGCTCGACTGGGCGTTGCTGATCGTCACCGCGCTGGTGGCGATCTCGGGATACATCGAGGGCTTCGTCCTGGGCGCCTGCGCCACCATCGGTCTGCTCGGCGGCGCGGCCCTCGGCGTCTGGGGCGTGCCGAAGGTCCTGGACAACTTCTCACCGAGCGTGTCGGTGTCGTTCGCGGCGCTGGTGCTCGTCGTCCTGCTCGCCTCGATCGGGCGAACACTCGGGGCCCTGATCGGCTCCAGGGTCAGGGACAGACTGTCGTGGAAGCCGATCCGGTTCCTGGACGCGCTCGGCGGTGCCGCGCTGGCGGCCGCGTCGGTGCTGATCGTCGCCTGGGTGCTCGGCGTCGCGGTGAGCGGCGCGCGGATCCCGAGCGTGACGTCCGCGGTCCGCGGCTCGGAGGTGCTGGCGAAGACCGACGAGGTCCTGCCGAACAGCGCCGACCGGGCGTTGCAGTCGTTCAACGACGTGGTCAACACCGACCTGTTCCCGCGCTTCCTCGACCCGTTCGTGCCGGAGCGGATCCGCGAGACGCAGCCGCCGGACGGCGCGATCTCCCGGCAGCAGCCGGTCCGCGATGCGTACAGCCGGATCGCGAAGGTGACCGGGGTCGCCAGTTGCTCGCGCGGTCTCGAGGGCAGCGGGTTCGTCTACGCGCCGAAGCGGGTGATGACGAACGCGCACGTCGTCGCCGGTGTCAGCTCGCCGCAGGTCGAGGTGAACGGGAAGAAGTACGACGCCAAGGTCGTGGTGTTCGACCCGGAGACCGACATCGCGGTGCTGTACGTGAAGGACCTGAGCGAGACGGTCAAGCCGCTGGTCTTCGACTTCACCGGTAAGGCGGACGCCCCGGCGGTCGTGCTCGGCTACCCGGAGAACGGCCCGTTCGACTCCGAGCCGGCCCGGATCCGGTCCGAGGAACGCCTGCGCGGCCCCGACATCTACGGCGACAAGACGGTCACCCGCGAGGCGTTCTCGATCTGGGCCTCCGTCCGCCCCGGCAACTCCGGCGGCCCGCTGCTGTCCTCGAAGGGCACTGTGTACGGCGTGGTGTTCGCCGCCTCCGTCGAGGACAACCGGACCGGCTACGTCCTCACCGCGGAGCAGGTCGCCGCCGACGCCCGCGCCGGCACCACCGCCACCCAAGAGGTCTCGACCCAGTCCTGCACCTGA
- a CDS encoding TlpA disulfide reductase family protein produces MRLRSGTPLRTGRPLRISPRSRAGRPACASRLLRVGAVRAGAVRAGAVRAGAVLLVLSVTLAACGSEQGDDPDQPSSGGSAVAGADTLEPCPATPSKPPVTNSLPDLSLPCLGKGPDVRLADLRGPLVINVWAQWCGPCRDEAPYLAALAKSGKVSMLGIDYADPRPELAVKFATEQGLKYPHVKDQDKAIQRALKVAGPPLTAFVDADGAVAYVHHGVLTSQQQLDQLVKDKLGVTP; encoded by the coding sequence GTGAGACTCCGATCCGGTACGCCGCTCCGCACCGGCCGACCGCTCCGCATCAGCCCGCGGTCCCGCGCCGGCCGACCGGCCTGCGCGAGCCGACTGCTCCGCGTCGGAGCGGTCCGTGCTGGAGCGGTCCGTGCTGGAGCGGTCCGTGCTGGAGCCGTGCTGCTGGTGTTGTCGGTGACACTGGCGGCGTGTGGATCGGAACAAGGCGATGACCCGGACCAGCCGTCGTCCGGGGGGAGCGCCGTGGCCGGCGCCGACACCTTGGAGCCCTGCCCCGCGACACCCTCGAAGCCTCCGGTCACCAACAGCCTCCCGGACCTCAGCCTCCCGTGCCTCGGCAAGGGGCCGGACGTCCGGCTCGCGGATCTGCGGGGGCCGCTCGTGATCAACGTGTGGGCGCAGTGGTGCGGCCCGTGCCGCGACGAAGCGCCGTACCTGGCCGCCCTCGCGAAGTCGGGCAAGGTGAGCATGCTGGGGATCGACTACGCCGACCCGCGGCCGGAGCTCGCGGTGAAGTTCGCGACGGAACAGGGCCTCAAGTATCCGCACGTCAAAGACCAGGACAAGGCGATCCAGCGGGCGCTGAAGGTGGCCGGCCCGCCGTTGACGGCATTCGTGGACGCGGACGGCGCGGTCGCCTACGTGCACCACGGCGTACTGACGTCCCAGCAGCAGCTGGACCAGCTGGTCAAGGACAAGCTCGGAGTCACACCGTGA
- a CDS encoding cyclic nucleotide-binding domain-containing protein, with translation MDAAVLRQAPLFSQLDDEAADALAASMTESRLRRGQVLFHEGDSGDRLFIVVEGKVKLGRTSADGRENLIAVLGPGQMFGELSLFDPGPRSATVTAVTDASLMSLTHDELLRWLDGRPAVARGLLLQLASRLRKVSDVVADLVFSDVPGRVAKALLDLASRFGRTADDGVHVHHDLTQEELAQLVGASRETVNKALADFASRGWVRLEPRSVVLLDVDRLQRRAR, from the coding sequence GTGGATGCCGCAGTGCTCCGACAGGCACCGCTGTTCAGTCAACTCGACGACGAGGCGGCCGACGCGCTCGCAGCCTCGATGACGGAGAGCCGGCTGCGCCGCGGCCAGGTGCTGTTCCACGAGGGCGATTCCGGTGACCGGCTGTTCATCGTGGTCGAGGGCAAGGTCAAGCTGGGCCGCACCTCCGCCGACGGCCGGGAGAACCTGATCGCCGTGCTCGGCCCGGGGCAGATGTTCGGTGAGCTGTCGCTGTTCGACCCGGGGCCGCGGTCCGCGACCGTCACCGCGGTCACCGACGCCTCGCTGATGTCGCTGACCCACGACGAGCTGCTCCGCTGGCTGGACGGCCGCCCCGCCGTGGCCCGCGGCCTGCTCCTGCAGCTGGCCTCCCGCCTGCGCAAGGTCTCCGACGTGGTCGCCGACCTCGTCTTCTCCGACGTACCGGGCCGGGTCGCGAAGGCGCTGCTGGACCTCGCCAGCCGCTTCGGCCGGACCGCGGACGACGGCGTCCACGTGCACCACGACCTCACCCAGGAGGAGCTCGCCCAGCTGGTCGGTGCCTCCCGCGAGACCGTCAACAAGGCCCTGGCCGACTTCGCCTCCCGCGGCTGGGTCCGCCTGGAGCCGCGCTCCGTCGTACTCCTCGACGTCGACCGCCTCCAGCGCCGCGCCCGCTGA
- a CDS encoding RidA family protein, with product MSHPEEKLAELGLKLPEVAKPVAAYVPALRTGDLVYTSGQLPLREGALIATGKVGDAVTPEVAAECAQQCALNALAAVKAEIGDLANVKRIVKAVAFIASTPEFTGQPQVANGASELFGQVFGDAGQHARSAVGVPVLPLDAPVEIELIVEVG from the coding sequence ATGAGCCACCCCGAGGAGAAGCTCGCCGAGCTCGGCCTGAAGCTGCCCGAGGTGGCGAAGCCGGTCGCCGCGTACGTCCCGGCGCTCCGGACCGGTGACCTCGTGTACACGTCCGGTCAGCTGCCGCTGCGCGAGGGCGCGCTGATCGCCACCGGCAAGGTCGGCGACGCCGTCACGCCCGAGGTCGCCGCCGAGTGCGCCCAGCAGTGCGCTCTGAACGCGCTGGCCGCGGTCAAGGCGGAGATCGGCGACCTGGCGAACGTGAAGCGGATCGTCAAGGCGGTCGCGTTCATCGCCTCCACCCCGGAGTTCACCGGCCAGCCGCAGGTCGCGAACGGTGCCTCCGAGCTGTTCGGGCAGGTCTTCGGCGACGCGGGTCAGCACGCCCGGAGCGCCGTCGGCGTCCCGGTCCTGCCCCTCGACGCCCCCGTCGAGATCGAACTGATCGTCGAGGTCGGCTGA
- a CDS encoding type IV toxin-antitoxin system AbiEi family antitoxin domain-containing protein has protein sequence MNPRLALVADGQGGVFSRNQALAAGYTPEQIQERLGDGRWERVRHGQYSERLDLGQLPPWERELQLHRRLVHAAMNSMHPGTAVVSHHSALILHGVPVWQADLTEVQLTRSSGWRSGAVAGVRHHRGQLTAADVGKVDGLPVTTVARALAETAGAGSFEAAVVSADAALRGGRLSDDEVRRVLEQTEYWPGGPNIRSALAFANPLAESVGESRFRVLMHQQGLPAPALQVTYEDADGVIGRVDFDFPGRDTVVEFDGLMKYADGGREALIQEKIREDRLRALGLQVVRATWHDLAHPRRAASGIWRAFDRARRTRLAG, from the coding sequence GTGAATCCTCGGTTGGCGCTCGTCGCGGACGGGCAGGGCGGCGTGTTCAGCCGGAATCAGGCGCTGGCGGCCGGCTACACCCCCGAACAGATCCAGGAACGACTCGGCGACGGACGCTGGGAGCGGGTGCGCCACGGGCAGTACTCCGAGCGACTTGACCTCGGGCAGCTGCCGCCTTGGGAGCGAGAGCTCCAGTTGCACCGGCGACTCGTGCACGCTGCCATGAACTCGATGCATCCAGGAACCGCCGTGGTGAGCCACCATTCCGCGCTGATCCTGCACGGCGTACCCGTCTGGCAGGCGGACCTCACCGAAGTTCAACTCACCAGATCCAGCGGATGGCGCAGTGGCGCGGTGGCCGGCGTCAGGCATCACCGAGGACAGCTGACCGCGGCAGATGTCGGCAAGGTGGACGGCTTGCCGGTCACGACCGTCGCCCGAGCATTGGCCGAGACCGCCGGCGCGGGATCGTTCGAGGCGGCCGTGGTGAGCGCGGATGCCGCGCTCCGCGGCGGTCGGTTGTCCGATGACGAAGTACGGCGGGTGCTCGAGCAGACCGAGTACTGGCCGGGAGGACCGAATATCCGGTCCGCACTGGCCTTCGCGAACCCACTCGCGGAATCGGTCGGCGAGTCCCGGTTCCGGGTCCTGATGCACCAGCAGGGCCTGCCGGCGCCCGCGCTCCAGGTGACGTACGAAGACGCGGACGGCGTCATCGGCCGCGTGGACTTCGACTTCCCCGGGCGGGACACGGTCGTCGAGTTCGACGGACTGATGAAGTACGCCGACGGCGGGCGCGAGGCACTGATCCAGGAGAAGATCCGTGAGGACCGTCTCCGCGCGCTGGGCCTGCAGGTCGTCCGGGCAACCTGGCACGACCTGGCGCATCCACGCCGCGCTGCCTCGGGCATCTGGCGCGCGTTCGACCGCGCCCGCCGTACCCGTTTGGCGGGCTGA
- a CDS encoding ArsA family ATPase — MTELDLDALIDDPATRIVVTCGAGGVGKTTTAAALGLRAAERGRKVVVLTIDPARRLAQSLGLTELDNTPRAVAEVNAANGGRLDAMMLDMKRTFDDVVLQHATPEKAEQILANPFYQALSSSFAGTQEYMAMEKLGQLHKQAERTGDWDLIVVDTPPSRSALDFLDAPERLASLLEGRFLRLLLAPARGPFKLMSAGVNMAMSVLNKVLGAQVLTDVQTFVAAFDTLFGGFRQRAEQTVALLREPHTAFLVVAAPQNDALREASYFAERLRAEGMPLAGVVLNRVTTTQAPELSAERSLAAAEKLEEADKSPLTAAVLRLHADKMQQVVGDHKRADRFRRGHRSIRTVEVPALADDIHDLTGLRQIGDLLTA, encoded by the coding sequence ATGACCGAGCTCGATCTGGACGCGTTGATCGACGACCCCGCGACGCGGATCGTCGTCACCTGTGGTGCGGGCGGGGTGGGCAAGACCACGACGGCGGCCGCGCTGGGGCTGCGAGCGGCGGAGCGTGGGCGGAAGGTCGTCGTACTGACGATCGACCCAGCGCGCCGGCTGGCGCAGTCGCTCGGGCTGACCGAGCTGGACAACACCCCGCGGGCCGTGGCCGAGGTGAACGCCGCGAACGGCGGGCGGCTGGACGCGATGATGCTGGACATGAAGCGAACGTTCGACGACGTCGTCCTGCAGCACGCGACGCCGGAGAAGGCCGAGCAGATCCTGGCGAACCCGTTCTACCAAGCCCTGTCGTCGTCGTTCGCAGGCACGCAGGAGTACATGGCGATGGAGAAGCTCGGGCAGCTGCACAAGCAGGCCGAGCGGACCGGCGACTGGGACCTGATCGTGGTGGACACTCCCCCGTCGCGGTCGGCGCTGGACTTCCTGGACGCGCCGGAGCGGCTCGCGTCGCTCCTCGAGGGCCGGTTCCTCCGGCTGCTGCTGGCGCCCGCGCGAGGCCCGTTCAAGCTGATGTCGGCCGGCGTGAACATGGCGATGTCGGTGCTCAACAAGGTGCTCGGCGCGCAGGTGCTGACCGACGTACAGACGTTCGTCGCCGCCTTCGACACGCTGTTCGGCGGGTTCCGGCAGCGGGCCGAGCAGACGGTCGCGCTGCTGCGGGAGCCGCACACGGCGTTCCTCGTGGTGGCCGCGCCGCAGAACGACGCGCTGCGGGAGGCGTCGTACTTCGCCGAGCGGCTGCGCGCCGAGGGGATGCCGCTGGCCGGCGTCGTGCTGAACAGGGTGACCACCACGCAGGCCCCCGAACTCTCGGCGGAGCGCTCACTCGCCGCGGCCGAGAAGCTCGAGGAGGCGGACAAGTCACCGCTGACGGCCGCCGTACTGCGGTTGCACGCGGACAAGATGCAGCAGGTCGTCGGCGACCACAAACGCGCGGACCGCTTCCGCCGCGGCCACCGCTCGATCAGAACCGTCGAGGTCCCGGCCCTGGCCGACGACATCCACGACCTGACCGGCCTACGCCAGATCGGCGACCTGCTCACGGCCTGA
- a CDS encoding ArsA-related P-loop ATPase gives MARLHVVTGKGGTGKTTVAAAMALALAEQGQRVLLCEVEGRQGLAQLFDVPPLPYVERRIAHGPGGGEVFALAVDAEAALLEYLDMYYHLGRAGKALEKVGAIDFVTTIAPGLRDVLLTGKVYEATRRKAHGKLAYDAVVLDAPPTGRIAPFLNVNHEVAGLAKVGPIRNQADAIMGMLRSDVTRIHLVTLLEEMPVQETLDAVEQLEALDLRIGSIVVNMVRNSPLDDDALALAVKEKLPTAELTKGLKAAGITIGDELVRTLAAEARDHAVRVGLERENRDRIDALGKKVSELALQPDGIDQGSLLDLAEEFRA, from the coding sequence ATGGCGCGACTGCACGTGGTCACCGGTAAGGGGGGCACCGGGAAGACAACCGTCGCGGCCGCCATGGCGCTGGCGCTGGCCGAGCAGGGCCAGCGGGTCCTCCTGTGCGAGGTCGAGGGCCGCCAGGGTCTCGCCCAGCTCTTCGACGTCCCTCCGCTGCCGTACGTCGAACGCCGCATCGCGCACGGCCCCGGTGGCGGTGAGGTGTTCGCGCTCGCCGTCGACGCCGAGGCCGCGCTGCTCGAGTACCTCGACATGTACTACCACCTCGGCCGCGCCGGGAAGGCGCTCGAGAAGGTCGGCGCGATCGACTTCGTCACCACGATCGCCCCGGGCCTGCGCGACGTACTGCTCACCGGCAAGGTCTACGAGGCGACCCGGCGCAAGGCGCACGGGAAGCTCGCGTACGACGCCGTGGTCCTGGACGCCCCGCCGACCGGCCGGATCGCCCCGTTCCTGAACGTGAACCACGAGGTCGCCGGACTGGCCAAGGTCGGCCCGATCCGCAACCAGGCGGACGCGATCATGGGCATGCTGCGCTCGGACGTCACCCGGATCCACCTGGTCACGCTGCTCGAGGAGATGCCTGTCCAGGAGACGCTGGACGCGGTCGAGCAGCTCGAGGCGCTGGACCTGCGGATCGGGTCGATCGTGGTGAACATGGTCCGCAACAGCCCGCTCGACGACGACGCGCTCGCCCTGGCGGTGAAGGAGAAACTGCCCACCGCCGAGCTGACCAAAGGCCTGAAGGCGGCCGGGATCACGATCGGCGACGAGTTGGTGCGGACCCTCGCGGCCGAGGCGCGCGACCACGCCGTCCGGGTCGGGCTGGAACGCGAGAACCGCGACCGGATCGATGCCCTCGGCAAGAAAGTGAGCGAGCTCGCGCTGCAGCCGGACGGGATCGACCAGGGTTCCCTGCTCGACCTGGCAGAGGAGTTCCGCGCATGA
- a CDS encoding NUDIX domain-containing protein — MTAAEIPDWLAPLAKASENVDPNLLSRFLPPDDPSVRKSAVLILLADGNEGPEVLLTERAWTLRKHAGQMAFPGGGADPEDGTGDTGLIRTALREAEEETGLDPAGVVPFAIWPALWVPVSNFGVSPVLAWWREPSPVAVVDPAEVASVHEVPLSALADPVNRISCLHPSGFTGPAFTVGDLYIWGFTAGLLDKLLLLGGWYRDWDPSNVVPLPDRLVEAAWRSEGRRSDDVRRMTAIEHDLGQAQGPEPEGVE; from the coding sequence GTGACGGCCGCGGAGATCCCGGACTGGTTGGCGCCGCTGGCCAAGGCGTCCGAGAACGTCGATCCGAACCTGTTGTCCCGGTTCCTGCCGCCGGACGATCCGTCGGTCCGGAAGTCCGCCGTTCTGATCTTGCTTGCTGACGGCAACGAAGGCCCGGAGGTGCTGCTCACCGAGCGGGCCTGGACGCTGCGCAAGCACGCCGGGCAGATGGCGTTCCCGGGCGGCGGCGCGGATCCCGAGGACGGCACCGGGGACACCGGCCTGATCCGGACCGCGTTGCGCGAGGCCGAGGAGGAGACCGGGCTCGACCCGGCCGGGGTGGTGCCGTTCGCGATCTGGCCGGCGCTCTGGGTGCCGGTGAGCAACTTCGGCGTGTCGCCGGTGCTCGCCTGGTGGCGGGAACCGTCGCCGGTCGCGGTGGTCGACCCGGCCGAGGTCGCGTCCGTGCACGAGGTGCCGCTCAGCGCGCTCGCCGACCCGGTGAACCGGATCAGTTGCCTGCATCCGAGCGGGTTCACCGGGCCCGCGTTCACCGTCGGCGACCTCTACATCTGGGGTTTCACCGCCGGCCTGCTGGACAAATTGCTCCTGCTCGGCGGGTGGTACCGCGACTGGGACCCCTCGAACGTCGTACCGTTGCCCGACCGGCTGGTCGAAGCGGCCTGGCGGAGCGAGGGGCGGCGGTCGGACGACGTACGCCGGATGACCGCCATCGAGCACGACCTCGGCCAAGCGCAGGGTCCTGAGCCGGAAGGTGTGGAGTGA
- a CDS encoding MBL fold metallo-hydrolase: MKVTDYATLVRADNPGLMTLDGTNTWILRTPGAERSVVVDPGPMLEDHLRAVLDEAGKVAVVLLTHKHPDHSEGAAWFANQAGCGVRAVDPGFRIPTDHAHGLPEGDVITADGLRIEVLPTPGHTLDSVCFWLPQDGSLLTGDTVLGRGTSVVAHPDGALGPYLDSLDRLRAFADSPAGVARLLPGHGPVVDDPSGVLTYYIDHRQERLAQVRTAVAEGHTTPEAVVEHVYADVDKSLWPAAERSVRAQLDYLAG; this comes from the coding sequence ATGAAAGTCACCGACTACGCCACCCTGGTCCGGGCGGACAACCCCGGTCTGATGACGCTGGACGGCACGAACACCTGGATCCTGCGGACCCCCGGCGCCGAGCGGTCGGTGGTCGTCGACCCCGGCCCGATGCTGGAGGACCATCTCCGCGCCGTACTGGACGAGGCCGGAAAGGTCGCCGTCGTCCTGCTCACGCACAAGCATCCCGACCACTCCGAGGGCGCCGCCTGGTTCGCGAACCAGGCCGGCTGCGGCGTCCGCGCTGTCGATCCCGGCTTCCGCATCCCCACCGACCACGCCCACGGGCTGCCCGAGGGCGACGTGATCACGGCCGACGGGCTGCGCATCGAAGTACTCCCGACGCCCGGTCACACCCTCGACTCGGTCTGCTTCTGGCTCCCGCAGGACGGCTCGCTGCTCACCGGCGACACGGTCCTGGGCCGGGGTACGTCGGTCGTCGCGCACCCGGACGGTGCCCTGGGACCGTACCTCGACTCCCTGGACCGCCTGCGGGCCTTCGCGGACTCACCGGCCGGCGTCGCCCGCCTGCTCCCCGGCCACGGCCCGGTCGTCGACGACCCGTCCGGCGTCCTCACCTACTACATCGACCACCGCCAGGAACGCCTCGCCCAGGTCCGGACCGCCGTCGCCGAAGGCCACACCACCCCCGAGGCAGTCGTCGAACACGTCTACGCCGACGTCGACAAATCCCTCTGGCCCGCCGCCGAACGCTCAGTCCGAGCCCAACTCGACTATTTGGCTGGCTGA
- a CDS encoding DUF4177 domain-containing protein → MKKFEYFTAPLLVHSTKEILDNFGQDGWELVQVVPGLNPENLVAYFKREIEDK, encoded by the coding sequence ATGAAGAAGTTCGAGTACTTCACCGCGCCGCTGCTGGTCCACTCGACCAAGGAGATCCTGGACAACTTCGGCCAGGACGGCTGGGAGCTGGTCCAGGTCGTCCCGGGCCTCAACCCGGAGAACCTGGTCGCCTACTTCAAGCGGGAGATCGAGGACAAATGA